The sequence CTGCATACAATTTTTTGGAATATCATGTCCCCTGATGGTGGTGGTGATGCTACTGGGGCTATTAGTGGACAAATCACGAAAGATTTTGGCAGCTTTGACGAATTCAAAAAACAATTTACTGCAGCAGCTAATAATGTAGAAGGTGGGGGTTGGGCCATTTTAGTTTGGAGCCCAAGAAGTCATCGATTAGAAATTTTACAAGCAGAAAAACACCAAAATCTATCACAATGGGATGTTATCCCATTGCTTGTATTAGATGTTTGGGAACATGCTTATTACTTGAAATACATGAACAATCGTCCAGATTATGTTGAGGCATGGTGGAATGTAGTGAATTGGGAACATGTGAATGAACGATTTTCTCATGCTAGAAGATTGAAATGGGTGACATACTGAAAATTTATTACTATGACAAAGCCTTACGAACACTTAATATATATTTGGACTGATCCAAGGGGTTAATCCCTCTTCTCTCTCTAGTAGCCAAAACCCCTTCTGGACATTCCTGATAGCCTTGAAAATAGGTTGTGATCGTCCCTTTTCCTTTTGTTAATGAAGCTAGTTCAATGGAATATTCCATCGAAGTAGACAAAGGTATAATTCCTTCCACAATCATTCGATCTTCTTGCTGATTCGGTGAATCAAATGTTGCTCTCATCTGAGACAGATCATGAAGAATCTTTCCACCAAACTGTTCAGGTACAGATATTCTAAAGTTCAACATCGGTTCCAACAACTTCGTACCCGTTTGATCCAATCCATTCATAATTCCCATTGGTGTAGCGACAGCAAAATCCAAAGGGTGTGTATGAACAACATGATGCTCTCCTTCTATTAATGTGATTTTTAAATCTACTACATTCCATCCGTATAACCCTTGTTCCAATGCTTCAGGAATTCTCCGAGCCACCTCATTCTGATAACGTTCTAACAATTCTTCTTTTCGTACAACAGAATGATAAGTCACCCCACTCCCTCTCTCGCCTGGTTCAATTTTAAATCGCAATACTGCCCAACAAGGTTTTGGCATCGTATAACGAATAAGACCTGCCCCTATTTGTTTTGGTGTCTCCTTGTAAATCACAGACGGCTGTCCAAATTTCACATTTAACTGAAACCGGCTTTTCATTAAACTTGTAAGGATCTCAAGCTGTATTTTCCCCATCACTTTAATATGAAGTTCTCTATCCTCTTGATGCCACTGTAAATCTAATAGTGGGTCCTCATCAGACAATTCTTGTAATGCTTTAACAACAGCCGGATATTCCTCTTCTTGTTCCCATTCTACTTTCACTGTTAAGAGTGGTACTGCCATGTGAGGGTGTTCAGGAACAGCTTCAGCGCTACCTAGTATATCTCCAATTTTCACATGACTCATACCACTGAGTACTGCAATATCTCCAGCGTGAAGTTCTCCCAAATCTTCACTTTTATTTCCTTGGATTTTTCGAATCTGGGTTACCTTCTCTTCAACACCTTGGGTAACATTATAAATAGAATCCCGATTTTGAATACTACCTTGATACAACCGGACATAAGCCAGTCTTCCTAACTTTTTGTCTCTATCGATTTTAAATACAATTCCAGATAAAGGAGCATCCTTTAATCCTCCTGGATGAGGAAGATACTCAATCATGGCATCCATAAGCTCCTGAATCCCGATTCCTTTATTTGAAGCACCAAATAATACGGGAAATATTTTCCCATTTTTTGATAATAAAGATAAATTCTCCATAAGCTGTTGGTTTGATATAAGTTTCCCTTCCAAATATTGATTTAAAATCGAATCATCGTGTTCTGAAACGACTTCTACAATTTGATCATATAGAGGTTGTTCATCAAAAGAATGTTCTACACCTTGAGTGTTTTGAATCGGAACAGCAGCTGTAGATAGTTCATGATGAATATTCTCAATCACTCGATCAGGATCAGCCCCTATCCGATCTATTTTGTTTATATAAATCAAAGTTGGAATGTTAAGCTTACGAAGAGCTTGCCAAATGACTTCTGTTTGAGGTTGAACACCTTCAACTGCGGATATGATAAGTATGGCCCCGTCCATGACTCGTAAGCTTCGCTCCACCTCTGACAAAAAATCAACATGACCTGGAGTATCCACAATATTAATAGCCGTATCTCTCCATATTAATTCTGTTGTTGCTGCAAGCACAGAAATACCACGTTCTCGTTCAACATCCAACCAATCCGTCTGTGCTGTCCCTGTATCAACACTTCCAAGGGAGCGAATTTGCCCCCCCTTAAATAACATTTGTTCTGTTGTCGTTGTTTTTCCAGCATCAATATGAGCAAATATACCAATATTTCTTCTATTCAGTAAGTTTAACAAACCTGAATCACCTATTCTATGAGTCTTTACAATGATATTATTAATTCATATTGTATCATACCGCTACCTTATTCACTGTCTCCTGTTTGATACGTATTAATGTAAGTAATCGTATAGTTCTAAAATGACACTATTGGAACATCCATATCCATTTCACTCACGAGCTGATTCACTATGTGTAATAACTTAAAATCATCCCATCTCTTCCCTACACATTGTACTCCTAAGGGCATATTATCTTTATTTAATCCAATAGGCATGGTTACAACTGGATTAGTTAATACATTAAATAAATTTGTATAAGCTCCAGTTGCTTGCCAATAGTTCATGGGTTTACCATCTACATACACAGGGTTTTTATAAATCGGTTGATGTCCTATTAGTTTATCTTTTTTAATATGTGGAAAAGCTGCCGTAACACTGACTGGCAAAATAAACATTTCATATGAATCCATAAACATATCAAATGATGAAATAAGATTCTCCCTCTGTGTTAAAATTTTCATATAATTTTTAAAGGTAAGAGGCATTAATTTACTAGAAGTTGGATATTTCTTTTGAAGGTTTCTTGTAAAGATATGTTCAATTCCCCTTAAAATTGATGGTTTGCCTGAATTCAACTCCGCATCAATCATTTTCCCCCATGTTTCCCAAACTTTGTTTGTACTCTCTGGAAACTGCTCTATTTTTACAGTTTGAATACCGAGCGATTTTAGCTTTTCTACGAATCTATAAATATGATCTTTAACTTCCTTAGCAACAGGAACATCTGAAAGCTGATCCATCCAAGCTATTTTTAAATGATTTAAATTTAACTTATCTGGTTTGTTGTTGTTTAGAGGGGGCACTTTCATATCATTTGGATCTGAACCCGTTATTGTGGAAAAAGCTAAAATTAAATCATCAATAGACCTTGCCAAAGGACCATAACAAGCGAGGTGTCTTGATGAGCGGTATTCTGGAGGTTTTGACTTATAAGGCATTGGAAAATGTCCAAATGCTGGTACTGCGTGTTCTGTTGGCTTCAAACTATATACACCACAATAATGAGCAGGTATTCTTAATGAGCCACCTATATCGCTTCCTATATCTAAGTAACTAAAACAAGAAGCAACTGCTGCCGCTCCACCACCACTACTCCCTCCAGGTGTACGATTCAGATCCCAAGGATTATTTGTTCTTCCATAAATCTCATTATCCGTTTGTAAATCCATCAATAGTGGTGGTACATTTGTTTTACCTACAATGATTGCTCCAGCTTCCTTTAAACGACGTACAATGGTAGCATCAAAATCAGTAGTATACTCTTTGAATGGGGTAAAACCACTTGTTGTTTTCATACCTTTGATTGCATACGATTCTTTGAATGTAATGGGAACACCATGAAGTGGTCCTTGAACTAAACCCTTTTTAAGTTCCTCATCCGCTCTTTTTGCATCCATTAAAACTTGATCTAAATCCTTATTCACAACTGCATTTACTTTTGAATCATGTGTTTGAATCCTTTGGATTAATGCTTTAGTCACCTGCTCTGAAGTCAACTCTCCGTTTCGAATTAATTTCGCAATTTTTGTAGCCGAATAAAACAAAAAATCATCTTGTTTCATGTTCATCTCTCCCTTCATATTTAAGATACAGGGGGAAAGATATAAAAACTTGATGATTAGTGCTAAACTCTCTGAACAGGTATACATATTTGAATCACTGGATCTCTACTATCTCCAAAAGAACGATATCTCTCAAAATCATAAGAACTACTTACAACATACTTTGACTTTGATAACCATACCCCATAGATATATTCATAAGATAAAGGTAAGTCTTTAGTTGATCCTTTATGTGAAAAAACAATGTACTTACTATTAGGCAAACTCACATCCTTTAAATCTTGATCATTTTTGTTATCTAAATAAACGGACTCTACTGCTGCAAGATAGGTGAAGTCGATCTCTATACCAAAAGAATCTGGATATTGTATGACTCCAAAGGCATTAAAATTCCTTTCATCCTTTGTGGTTATGTTCCCGCGTAGTTTTGACCAGCTTGTTAAAATAGCTTCTCTTGAACCATTTGCAGCCTGATAACCTTTAAGTAACAAATTTTCAAATGTTACTTCCTCTATATCTTCTAATAAATTCAAGTTTTTATTTTTAAGATATTGAATATTGATTGGTTTTTTATAAACAAATTCAGTTGTCATTCCACTTTTTCTAAATTGGTATGGACTCATATTAAATCTTCTTTTAAAAGCCCTTGTAAAAACTTCATGAGAGTCGTATACGAATTCAAAAGCAATATCTATTATACTTGTATCATCACTCATTAATTTTTTTGCTGCTTCAGTTAATCGTCGATTCATAATATATTTACCCACAGTTTCCCCAACCACTTGATGAAATAGTCTTTGAAAGTGAAACTTGGAATAACCACTTTGTTTACTAATTTGTTCAATTGTTATTTTATTTGTTAAATTATTTTCAATGAAGTTGATTGTTTTTGAGAGGTTTTCAATATAGTCCACAATTCTACCTCTTTTTCTTCAAAAAATAAATCTATCAATATCCATTTTGGATTCAACCCATTATAAAAATAGTTACTAATTCTAGCAAATAGAAAGTAAAAGATAAATAAATTACCCAATAATATAATTAAATAAATAAATTTATCTAACAAATATTTAAAAATATAAACCAAGCCCTTCAATTTATGTAGTATCTTGTTAAAATTAAAAATAAAAAGTTCAATAATTGAAATGATTGTTTAAAATAACTTTGTTTATATCTTAACAAAAAAACACCAGCTCATGAACTGGTGTTTTAAAATCGTTTATCGCATTTATTAATCTTTTAAAAGAGAGAGACATTCAGCTCTTGATGCTGGGTCTTTTAAAAATGCGCCACGCATAGCAGAGGTGATAGTTTTACTACCATACTTTTTCACACCTCTAGAACACATACATAAATGTTCTCCTTCTACAATAACCATAACCGCTTGAGGGTTTAAAACCTCAACCATAATATCTGCAACTTCTGATGTTATACGTTCTTGTACCTGTAACTTACGTGTAACAGCATCCACTAATCGAGCAAATTTACTAAGTCCAGCAATTTTTCCATTTGGAATGTAACCAATATGGATTTTTCCGAAAAACGGTGCCATATGGTGCTCACATTGACTGTAATACACAATATCTTTAACTATGACTAACTCCTCATGATCTTCATCAAAGGTTACGTCTAAGATTTTCCGGGGATCAACGTTGTAACCTGAGAAAATTTCTTCATACATACGTGTTACGCGAGCAGGAGTATCTAACAATCCTTCTCGTTCTACGTCCTCCCCAATAAGTTTCAAGATTTCTCTGATATGATTTTCTACGACTTCTCTATTATCACTTATTAGGTCATTTTTATATTCTTTAAAACCTGCCATGATAAATTCCTCTTTTCTAAACTCATTACAATTATTTATTTAAATTTTTTATTTTTCATCATTTTTTGCATTTGATTCATTTGTTGGTTATTTACATTATAACCCATTTTCTTTGCCATTTCCTTAAGCATATCTGGGTTGTTTTGCATTTTTTCGAGTTGTTTTCGTAAATAAAATACACCAACAAAAAATCCAATAATAAGACCTACAATAAGGGTCACAATTGGAATGATAACATCTGCCATATATATTCACCTCTGTCAAATTAGTTCAATCAAACTCCAATTAACCATAATCAACTTTACTTGATTCATGTGATTTCGTCAAATCCATTATGACTTCGAATTATTAATACGTTGTTCTGCTTTGGACAGTGATTCCAATACAACTTCGTTCTTTTCTTGAGAAATCCCTTGTTTGATTACTTCAAGCGCTTCATCTGTATTGATTTTACCTAATGACCATGCTGCTGCTTCTCTTATCTCTGGTCTCTGGTCTTTGAAAAGGATCTCCTTTAATATAGGAATTGCACTCTGATCTTTAAAAACACCTAACGCAGTAATTGCGTTTCGTTGAATGGGTTTTTTTCCTCTCCAAGCAGACGCACTAAATCCGTACTTTTCTTTAAACTCACGATTGCTTAATGATAGTAGTGGTTTTAGGAGTGGTTTCACAATCTCTGGATCTGGTTGAAGTTCAGTTTGATGAGTGAAATGTTTCGCTTTATTTTTTGGACATACAATCTGACAAGTATCACAACCATACAAACGATTACCTATCTTCTCCTTTAACTCGTCACTTACAAAACCTTTTGTTTGCGTTACAAATGATATGCAGCGATTAGAATTTAACTGACCTGGACCCACAAGAGCATCTGTAGGACAGGCATCAATACATATCGTGCAATCCCCACACTCCTCTGTTACTTCCTGATCGGGAATAAATGGAATGTTAGTCATCATTTCTCCAAGATAGACCCATGAACCGAACTCTGGTGTAATGACAGCGCAGTTTTTACCTACCCAACCTATACCCGCACGCTCCGCCACTGCTCTATCAACTAAAACCCCTGTATCCACCATACTTTCAAGTCTGACATCAGACACTCTTTCTTTAATAAAATGCTCTAAATTCTTTAACCTTTTTTTTAAAACATGATGGTAATCTTCGCCCCATGCTGATCTGGAGATCATACCTCTGTAAGAACCTGGCTTTGATTTTGGTGGATCTTTCAACTTTGAAGGATAAGCGATGGCAATCGATAAGATAGATTTGGGTTGTTCAAATGTAAGTTTAGGTTCAACTCTTTTATCCAGATCTGGCTCTTCAAAACCAGACTCATATCCTTTTTTACGATGGTTTAATAAAATTTGTTTTAATTCCAAAAAAGGGTCTGCCGAAGCAAACCCTATTTTATCTATTCCAAGTGAGGATGCAGCTTGTTTAATCTCATCCTTTAAATATTCCCAATCATTTCTTGATGATTTTGCAACTGAATAATTCAAAACTTGTCACCTCAAAGCTTGCACTTTTGCAGCTTCCACAGCTAAAAAATCACAACGATTATTCAACTCGTTATCACTATGGCCCTTTACTTTAATATACTCTACATCATGAATTTTCATCAAATCATCTAAAGCCTTCCATAAATCTTGATTTTCAACGGGTTGTTTTT comes from Chengkuizengella sediminis and encodes:
- a CDS encoding GTP-binding protein, which encodes MLNLLNRRNIGIFAHIDAGKTTTTEQMLFKGGQIRSLGSVDTGTAQTDWLDVERERGISVLAATTELIWRDTAINIVDTPGHVDFLSEVERSLRVMDGAILIISAVEGVQPQTEVIWQALRKLNIPTLIYINKIDRIGADPDRVIENIHHELSTAAVPIQNTQGVEHSFDEQPLYDQIVEVVSEHDDSILNQYLEGKLISNQQLMENLSLLSKNGKIFPVLFGASNKGIGIQELMDAMIEYLPHPGGLKDAPLSGIVFKIDRDKKLGRLAYVRLYQGSIQNRDSIYNVTQGVEEKVTQIRKIQGNKSEDLGELHAGDIAVLSGMSHVKIGDILGSAEAVPEHPHMAVPLLTVKVEWEQEEEYPAVVKALQELSDEDPLLDLQWHQEDRELHIKVMGKIQLEILTSLMKSRFQLNVKFGQPSVIYKETPKQIGAGLIRYTMPKPCWAVLRFKIEPGERGSGVTYHSVVRKEELLERYQNEVARRIPEALEQGLYGWNVVDLKITLIEGEHHVVHTHPLDFAVATPMGIMNGLDQTGTKLLEPMLNFRISVPEQFGGKILHDLSQMRATFDSPNQQEDRMIVEGIIPLSTSMEYSIELASLTKGKGTITTYFQGYQECPEGVLATRERRGINPLDQSKYILSVRKALS
- a CDS encoding amidase, which produces MKQDDFLFYSATKIAKLIRNGELTSEQVTKALIQRIQTHDSKVNAVVNKDLDQVLMDAKRADEELKKGLVQGPLHGVPITFKESYAIKGMKTTSGFTPFKEYTTDFDATIVRRLKEAGAIIVGKTNVPPLLMDLQTDNEIYGRTNNPWDLNRTPGGSSGGGAAAVASCFSYLDIGSDIGGSLRIPAHYCGVYSLKPTEHAVPAFGHFPMPYKSKPPEYRSSRHLACYGPLARSIDDLILAFSTITGSDPNDMKVPPLNNNKPDKLNLNHLKIAWMDQLSDVPVAKEVKDHIYRFVEKLKSLGIQTVKIEQFPESTNKVWETWGKMIDAELNSGKPSILRGIEHIFTRNLQKKYPTSSKLMPLTFKNYMKILTQRENLISSFDMFMDSYEMFILPVSVTAAFPHIKKDKLIGHQPIYKNPVYVDGKPMNYWQATGAYTNLFNVLTNPVVTMPIGLNKDNMPLGVQCVGKRWDDFKLLHIVNQLVSEMDMDVPIVSF
- a CDS encoding helix-turn-helix domain-containing protein, which produces MDYIENLSKTINFIENNLTNKITIEQISKQSGYSKFHFQRLFHQVVGETVGKYIMNRRLTEAAKKLMSDDTSIIDIAFEFVYDSHEVFTRAFKRRFNMSPYQFRKSGMTTEFVYKKPINIQYLKNKNLNLLEDIEEVTFENLLLKGYQAANGSREAILTSWSKLRGNITTKDERNFNAFGVIQYPDSFGIEIDFTYLAAVESVYLDNKNDQDLKDVSLPNSKYIVFSHKGSTKDLPLSYEYIYGVWLSKSKYVVSSSYDFERYRSFGDSRDPVIQICIPVQRV
- the folE gene encoding GTP cyclohydrolase I FolE, whose translation is MAGFKEYKNDLISDNREVVENHIREILKLIGEDVEREGLLDTPARVTRMYEEIFSGYNVDPRKILDVTFDEDHEELVIVKDIVYYSQCEHHMAPFFGKIHIGYIPNGKIAGLSKFARLVDAVTRKLQVQERITSEVADIMVEVLNPQAVMVIVEGEHLCMCSRGVKKYGSKTITSAMRGAFLKDPASRAECLSLLKD
- a CDS encoding YneF family protein; its protein translation is MADVIIPIVTLIVGLIIGFFVGVFYLRKQLEKMQNNPDMLKEMAKKMGYNVNNQQMNQMQKMMKNKKFK
- the queG gene encoding tRNA epoxyqueuosine(34) reductase QueG; this encodes MNYSVAKSSRNDWEYLKDEIKQAASSLGIDKIGFASADPFLELKQILLNHRKKGYESGFEEPDLDKRVEPKLTFEQPKSILSIAIAYPSKLKDPPKSKPGSYRGMISRSAWGEDYHHVLKKRLKNLEHFIKERVSDVRLESMVDTGVLVDRAVAERAGIGWVGKNCAVITPEFGSWVYLGEMMTNIPFIPDQEVTEECGDCTICIDACPTDALVGPGQLNSNRCISFVTQTKGFVSDELKEKIGNRLYGCDTCQIVCPKNKAKHFTHQTELQPDPEIVKPLLKPLLSLSNREFKEKYGFSASAWRGKKPIQRNAITALGVFKDQSAIPILKEILFKDQRPEIREAAAWSLGKINTDEALEVIKQGISQEKNEVVLESLSKAEQRINNSKS